The Saccharomonospora glauca K62 genome has a segment encoding these proteins:
- a CDS encoding flavin-containing monooxygenase has protein sequence MEIIDTDVLVIGAGFGGIAVAVELRRAGIHDVVVLEAADDVGGVWRENTYPGAGCDVPSPLYSFSFAPNPAWPRRYALQPDILAYLRRVARRFGVYNLVRFRSEVTSAEFDAETGRWSVRTSDGAEYSARVLVPATGQLSRPVYPSVPGTATFTGPSFHSARWDHDCEFSGKRVAVVGTGASAVQFVPHLARRAKSVTVFQRTAPYVLPKRDRVYTERGRALLRAVPLLQKIDRLGFWLYTEFAQQCLTKWRLFSPFFTIQTRRHLRRSPLDPKLREKLTPNYQLGCKRVLFSNDYYPALASSTVDVVTSEVAAVTPTGVRTADGEHHEVDVIVYGTGFAATEFLGSMTVRGLASRSLADAWRDGARAHLGITVPGFPNLFLMYGPNTNLGGGSIVHMLESQARYVREAVRWLSSHPGHYLDVRPEVERRWDREVQSRLARSVWTRCRSWYRDANGRVVSIWPGRTSEYRRRTRTLRLSDFRVGRVPSLSATPEPAR, from the coding sequence ATGGAGATCATCGACACCGATGTGCTCGTGATCGGCGCGGGGTTCGGGGGAATCGCCGTGGCCGTGGAGCTGCGGCGAGCGGGTATCCACGACGTCGTCGTCCTGGAGGCCGCCGACGACGTGGGCGGGGTATGGCGCGAGAACACCTATCCGGGGGCGGGATGCGACGTGCCGTCGCCGCTCTACTCGTTCTCCTTCGCCCCGAACCCGGCCTGGCCCCGGCGCTACGCGCTGCAACCCGACATCCTGGCGTACCTGCGCCGGGTGGCCCGGCGATTCGGCGTGTACAACCTCGTGCGATTCCGCAGCGAGGTCACCTCGGCGGAGTTCGACGCGGAGACCGGCCGCTGGTCGGTCCGCACCTCCGACGGCGCCGAATACTCCGCGCGGGTGCTGGTGCCCGCCACGGGACAGCTGTCGCGACCGGTGTACCCGTCCGTTCCCGGAACGGCCACCTTCACCGGGCCGTCGTTCCACTCGGCGCGGTGGGACCACGACTGCGAGTTCTCCGGCAAGCGGGTCGCGGTGGTGGGCACCGGCGCCAGCGCCGTGCAGTTCGTGCCCCATCTGGCTCGCCGGGCCAAGTCGGTGACCGTGTTCCAACGAACCGCGCCGTACGTCCTCCCCAAACGCGATCGCGTCTACACCGAGCGGGGCAGAGCACTCCTTCGCGCGGTGCCGTTGTTGCAGAAGATCGACCGGCTCGGCTTCTGGCTCTACACGGAGTTCGCCCAGCAATGCCTGACCAAGTGGCGGTTATTCAGTCCATTCTTCACAATCCAAACCAGACGACATTTGCGCCGGTCCCCGCTCGATCCGAAACTTCGGGAGAAGCTGACGCCGAACTACCAACTCGGTTGCAAGCGCGTGTTGTTCAGCAACGATTACTATCCCGCCCTCGCATCGTCCACTGTCGACGTCGTCACCTCGGAGGTCGCCGCCGTCACCCCCACCGGAGTGCGCACGGCCGACGGGGAACACCACGAAGTGGACGTCATCGTCTACGGAACCGGTTTCGCGGCAACGGAATTCCTCGGCTCGATGACCGTGCGCGGCTTGGCCAGCCGCAGTCTCGCGGACGCGTGGCGGGACGGCGCACGGGCCCATCTCGGAATCACGGTTCCGGGTTTTCCCAACCTGTTCCTCATGTACGGACCCAACACCAATCTCGGTGGTGGCTCGATCGTCCACATGCTCGAAAGCCAGGCACGCTACGTTCGCGAGGCGGTGCGGTGGCTTTCCTCCCATCCCGGCCACTACCTCGACGTGCGCCCCGAGGTGGAGCGACGCTGGGACCGAGAGGTCCAGTCCAGACTCGCGCGGTCGGTGTGGACCCGGTGCCGTAGCTGGTACCGCGACGCGAACGGTCGTGTGGTGTCCATCTGGCCGGGACGCACGTCCGAGTACCGGCGCCGCACCCGGACCCTGCGGCTGTCCGACTTCCGTGTCGGGCGCGTCCCCAGCCTCTCGGCGACCCCCGAACCAGCTCGGTGA
- a CDS encoding antibiotic biosynthesis monooxygenase family protein, translated as MSENTVTLIDLWELPEERIDESVERWRERVRLIHTAPGFRDARLHRRISSESRFGLVNVAHWDSVEARDRALSNPNFVASAATAASYATVRGGWYRVVGEVRAERGGREGGAGVTLVVAFESPAERVDEFPPHWLASGESLSTVPGFRDARLHRAVAPDARFPLVTVAHWDSLETWRTAVDDPGVQSWTAGLADAGVAHSGLFRIAAEF; from the coding sequence GTGAGCGAGAACACCGTTACTCTGATCGACTTGTGGGAGCTGCCCGAGGAGCGGATCGACGAATCCGTCGAACGCTGGCGGGAGCGCGTACGCCTCATCCACACGGCTCCCGGTTTCCGGGACGCGCGGCTGCACCGCAGGATCTCGTCCGAGTCCCGATTCGGCCTGGTCAACGTCGCGCACTGGGACAGTGTCGAGGCCAGGGACCGGGCACTGTCCAATCCCAACTTCGTCGCGTCGGCGGCCACCGCGGCGAGCTACGCCACCGTGCGCGGCGGGTGGTACCGGGTGGTGGGCGAGGTTCGCGCGGAGAGGGGCGGTCGGGAAGGGGGAGCGGGGGTCACCCTCGTCGTCGCCTTCGAGTCGCCCGCCGAACGAGTCGACGAGTTCCCGCCGCACTGGCTCGCCTCGGGCGAATCGCTGAGTACGGTCCCCGGTTTCCGGGACGCGCGGCTGCACCGAGCCGTGGCTCCGGACGCCCGCTTCCCCCTGGTCACCGTCGCGCACTGGGACAGCCTCGAAACCTGGCGGACCGCGGTCGACGACCCGGGGGTCCAATCATGGACGGCCGGCCTTGCCGACGCCGGCGTCGCCCATTCCGGACTCTTCCGTATCGCCGCCGAGTTCTGA
- the lysX gene encoding bifunctional lysylphosphatidylglycerol synthetase/lysine--tRNA ligase LysX, whose translation MSDALDDFHEDLPEQMRIRRAKLDRLRASGREPYPVGFDRTTTIAEVRERYGDLEPDHYTGERVSITGRVMLYRTGGKLCFATIKDPSAQIQIMLSLDKVGAEALDSWKSDVDLGDHIGVTGEVITSKRGELSVLVDEWTLTSKALRPLPEKHKGLTDPEARVRQRYVDLIVNNEARDMVRKRAATVQALRQGLLERGFLEVETPMLHQVHGGATARPFTTHINAYDLDLYLRIAPELFLKRLIVGDLEAVFEINRSFRNEGADSTHNPEFTMLEWYRAYGDYNDGMYITQDLVRRAAEAVFGDTIVRNPRYGEVDLSGDWPQITLYGSVSEALDAEITPRTPLDVLRKHADKREISWDPEWGPGKLVEHLFEELVEHTLIQPTFVRDFPLETSPLTRQHRDDELLTEKWDLIGFGMELGTCFSELIDPVEQRRRLTEQSLKAAGGDPEAMQLDEDFLRALEYGMPPTVGAGMGIDRLLMAFTGKGIRETILFPMVKPV comes from the coding sequence GTGAGTGACGCGCTGGACGATTTCCACGAGGACCTGCCCGAGCAGATGCGCATCCGGCGAGCCAAGCTGGACCGACTGCGTGCCTCGGGCAGGGAACCCTACCCCGTCGGCTTCGACAGGACCACCACGATCGCGGAGGTCCGCGAGCGGTACGGAGACCTGGAGCCCGACCACTACACGGGCGAGCGCGTCTCGATCACCGGCCGCGTCATGCTGTACCGCACGGGCGGCAAGCTCTGCTTCGCCACGATCAAGGACCCGTCGGCCCAGATCCAGATCATGTTGTCGCTCGACAAGGTCGGCGCCGAGGCCCTCGACTCCTGGAAGAGCGACGTCGATCTCGGCGACCACATCGGGGTCACCGGCGAGGTCATCACCTCCAAGCGCGGCGAGTTGTCGGTGCTGGTGGACGAGTGGACGTTGACGTCCAAGGCGCTGCGTCCGCTGCCCGAGAAGCACAAGGGCCTCACCGACCCCGAGGCGCGCGTGCGCCAGCGCTACGTGGACCTGATCGTCAACAACGAGGCCCGCGACATGGTGCGGAAGCGCGCCGCCACCGTGCAGGCGCTGCGGCAGGGCCTGCTGGAGCGCGGGTTCCTCGAGGTCGAGACGCCGATGCTGCACCAGGTGCACGGCGGTGCCACCGCCCGCCCGTTCACCACCCACATCAACGCCTACGACCTCGATCTCTACCTGCGCATCGCCCCCGAGCTGTTCCTCAAGCGGCTCATCGTGGGCGACCTCGAAGCCGTGTTCGAGATCAACCGGTCGTTCCGCAACGAGGGCGCCGACTCCACGCACAACCCCGAGTTCACGATGCTGGAGTGGTACCGCGCCTACGGCGACTACAACGACGGCATGTACATCACCCAGGATCTCGTGCGGCGCGCGGCGGAGGCGGTGTTCGGCGACACGATCGTGCGTAACCCGCGCTACGGCGAGGTCGATCTCAGCGGCGACTGGCCGCAGATCACCCTCTACGGGTCGGTGTCGGAGGCGCTGGACGCCGAGATCACCCCGCGTACGCCGCTCGACGTGCTCCGCAAGCACGCCGACAAGCGCGAGATCAGCTGGGACCCGGAGTGGGGTCCCGGCAAGCTCGTGGAGCACCTGTTCGAGGAGCTGGTCGAGCACACGCTGATCCAGCCCACGTTCGTGCGGGACTTCCCGCTGGAGACGAGCCCGCTGACTCGCCAGCACCGCGACGACGAGCTGCTTACCGAGAAGTGGGACCTCATCGGGTTCGGCATGGAGCTGGGCACCTGCTTCTCCGAGCTGATCGACCCGGTGGAGCAGCGCAGGCGCCTCACCGAGCAGTCCCTGAAGGCGGCGGGTGGTGACCCGGAGGCCATGCAGCTCGACGAGGACTTCCTGCGCGCGTTGGAGTACGGGATGCCGCCGACCGTTGGCGCGGGTATGGGCATCGACCGTCTCCTGATGGCCTTCACCGGCAAGGGCATCCGGGAGACGATCCTGTTCCCGATGGTCAAGCCCGTCTGA
- a CDS encoding acetoacetate decarboxylase family protein → MNAEYPDEPWRLAGEAFVSVWTVPRRELPRLPDAVTPLTVGGRAVVVTAWIDYTPPGQLSYHELLATVAVRHGLSPTGSITEIWVDSESSLAGGRALWGIPKELADFDLDRTDGFSASAATPDEWIATATFTPRGPSGPRLRTRFSIIQSVGGRPRVSPVRAHIRPRPASATWAVNPNGPLGYLAGRRPIGNAHLHDARLLFGAGGR, encoded by the coding sequence GTGAACGCCGAATACCCCGACGAGCCGTGGCGGTTGGCCGGCGAGGCCTTCGTGTCCGTGTGGACGGTGCCGCGCCGGGAACTGCCCCGGCTCCCCGACGCCGTGACTCCTCTCACCGTCGGAGGACGAGCCGTGGTCGTCACCGCGTGGATCGACTACACCCCGCCGGGGCAGCTCAGCTATCACGAACTGCTCGCCACGGTCGCCGTGCGCCACGGACTGTCACCGACGGGCAGCATCACCGAGATCTGGGTCGACAGCGAGAGCTCGCTCGCGGGCGGACGCGCGTTGTGGGGCATCCCCAAGGAACTCGCCGACTTCGACCTCGACCGCACGGACGGGTTCAGCGCGTCGGCCGCCACCCCGGACGAGTGGATCGCCACCGCGACGTTCACCCCGCGAGGCCCCTCCGGGCCCCGGCTCCGAACCCGGTTCTCGATCATCCAGTCCGTCGGGGGCCGTCCCCGCGTCAGTCCCGTACGAGCCCACATTCGCCCGCGTCCGGCCTCCGCGACGTGGGCGGTGAACCCGAACGGTCCCCTCGGCTACCTCGCCGGACGCCGCCCCATCGGCAACGCGCACCTTCACGACGCGCGCCTGCTCTTCGGCGCCGGTGGGCGGTGA
- a CDS encoding enoyl-CoA hydratase-related protein — protein MTDVGRDYTQITYSVAERVATVSLDRPHARNGYTITMSDELADALGRANRDPDVRVVVLTGNGRDFCVGADLSQGGFAVDHEIEPDTAWQEPAGRVSRRIFASDKPVIAVLNGAAIGAGITITLAADYRLAATDSRFGFVFTRRGIYPEGASAWFLPRLVGMGRALDWMISGRVFDAEEALRCGLVHSVHAPERLLPAAYELASELVTTTAAVSVAVTRRLLYRMSGVDSPDPVHELDSRLIASIRHSPDAVEGVLSFLQKRPPEFRGRVPEDLPAFLPRTPEDTP, from the coding sequence ATGACGGATGTCGGGCGCGACTACACGCAGATCACGTACTCGGTCGCCGAGCGAGTCGCGACCGTCTCCCTCGACCGGCCGCACGCCCGCAACGGATACACCATCACGATGTCCGACGAACTCGCCGACGCGCTCGGGCGGGCGAACCGCGACCCCGACGTGCGGGTCGTTGTCCTCACCGGCAACGGTCGCGACTTCTGCGTGGGGGCCGACCTGTCGCAGGGGGGCTTCGCCGTTGACCACGAGATCGAGCCCGACACCGCGTGGCAGGAGCCCGCGGGGCGCGTGTCGCGCCGGATCTTCGCGTCGGACAAACCGGTGATCGCCGTGTTGAACGGCGCGGCGATCGGGGCGGGCATCACCATCACGCTCGCCGCCGACTACCGGCTCGCCGCCACCGACTCGCGGTTCGGGTTCGTGTTCACTCGCCGGGGCATCTACCCCGAGGGCGCGTCGGCGTGGTTCTTGCCCCGGCTCGTCGGCATGGGGCGAGCACTCGACTGGATGATCAGCGGGAGGGTGTTCGACGCCGAGGAGGCGCTGCGGTGCGGACTCGTCCACAGCGTGCACGCACCCGAACGACTGCTTCCCGCCGCCTACGAGTTGGCCTCCGAACTCGTCACCACCACGGCCGCCGTGTCGGTGGCCGTCACCCGCAGGCTCCTCTACCGGATGTCCGGTGTGGACTCCCCCGACCCGGTTCACGAACTCGACTCCCGGCTGATCGCGAGTATTCGTCACAGCCCCGACGCCGTCGAGGGAGTACTGTCGTTCCTCCAGAAACGGCCGCCCGAGTTCCGCGGTCGCGTGCCCGAGGACCTGCCCGCCTTCCTGCCCCGAACCCCGGAGGACACCCCGTGA
- a CDS encoding TIGR03084 family metal-binding protein → MADVSAVLRDLDAESEEVEALVAGLDPPGWRTPTPASGWTIAHQIAHLAWTDAKALVAVRSPEAFTDEIASALAVGETYVDEGAEDGARMPPDRLLDGWRRGRRELGAALREVPAGTRLPWFGPPMSVASMATARLMETWAHGQDIADALGVRREPTRRLWHIARLGVRTRDFAFGVRGLAAPTEEFRVELTAPDGDRWTFGPEDAPQRVTGSAHHFCLLVTQRIHRDDTDLSAVGEQAATWLDIAQAFAGPPGPGRPREGVRS, encoded by the coding sequence GTGGCTGACGTGAGCGCGGTCCTGCGGGATCTGGACGCCGAGAGCGAGGAGGTCGAGGCCCTCGTGGCCGGCCTCGATCCGCCGGGATGGAGGACGCCGACACCGGCGTCCGGCTGGACGATCGCCCACCAGATCGCGCACCTGGCGTGGACCGACGCCAAGGCACTGGTCGCCGTGCGTTCGCCCGAGGCGTTCACCGACGAGATCGCCTCGGCACTGGCCGTGGGCGAGACCTACGTCGACGAGGGGGCCGAGGACGGGGCCCGGATGCCGCCCGACCGGCTGCTGGACGGCTGGCGGCGGGGGCGTCGGGAACTCGGTGCCGCGCTGCGCGAGGTCCCCGCCGGAACGCGGCTGCCGTGGTTCGGCCCCCCGATGAGCGTGGCGTCGATGGCTACCGCCCGCCTGATGGAGACGTGGGCCCACGGTCAGGACATCGCCGACGCCCTCGGGGTGCGTCGCGAGCCGACGCGCAGGCTGTGGCACATCGCCCGGCTCGGGGTCCGGACCCGCGACTTCGCCTTCGGAGTCCGTGGGCTGGCGGCCCCCACCGAGGAGTTCCGGGTGGAACTCACCGCGCCCGACGGCGACCGCTGGACGTTCGGGCCGGAGGACGCGCCCCAGCGCGTCACCGGCAGCGCCCACCACTTCTGCCTGCTCGTCACCCAACGGATCCACCGGGACGACACCGACCTGAGCGCCGTCGGCGAGCAGGCCGCGACGTGGCTGGACATCGCGCAGGCCTTCGCGGGTCCGCCGGGACCCGGCCGTCCCCGTGAGGGGGTCCGCTCATGA
- a CDS encoding acyclic terpene utilization AtuA family protein, whose amino-acid sequence MIRIGNASGFYGDRFSAVREMLTGGPLDVLTGDYLAELTMLILGRDRLKDPRRGYATTFLRQMEECLGLAVDAGVTLVTNAGGLNPAGLAEALRELAERVGVPVRVAHVEGDDLVSRAAELGLGTPVTANAYLGAFGIAECLRAGADVVVTGRVTDASLVVGPAAAHFGWTPADHDALAGAVVAGHVLECGAQATGGNYAFFTEQPRGVPGFPIAEIAEDGSSVITKHEGTGGSVTVGTVTAQLLYEITGARYAGPDVTTRFDSIRLTEDGPDRVRVSGVRGEPPPPRLKVGLTTLGGFRNEVTFVLTGLDVEAKAEWVREQLTEAFADRTPRSVRWTLARTDHPDADTEETASALLHCAVADPDADVVGRAFSGAAVELGLSSYPGFHLTAPPGKASPYGVFADAFVDAAIVPHVAVLPDGPRVDVAPPEATSELTEVPEPPLPEPLPEGPSRRVPLGTVAGARSGDKGGSANIGVWVRSHTAWRWLAHTLTVDAVRTLLPETAGLPVRRYLFPNLWAVNIVVDGILGEGVASRARFDPQGKALGEWLRSRIVDVPEVLL is encoded by the coding sequence ATGATCCGCATCGGCAACGCCTCCGGCTTCTACGGGGATCGGTTCTCCGCCGTGCGCGAGATGCTCACCGGTGGCCCGCTCGACGTGCTGACGGGGGACTACCTAGCCGAACTCACGATGCTGATCCTCGGCAGGGACCGGTTGAAGGACCCCCGTCGCGGGTACGCCACCACGTTCCTGCGGCAGATGGAGGAATGCCTCGGGCTGGCCGTCGACGCCGGGGTGACGCTGGTGACCAACGCCGGTGGGCTCAATCCCGCGGGCCTGGCCGAGGCCCTGCGGGAGCTCGCGGAACGAGTCGGGGTGCCGGTGCGGGTCGCCCACGTCGAGGGCGACGACCTGGTCTCGCGGGCGGCGGAACTGGGGTTGGGCACGCCCGTGACGGCCAACGCCTACCTCGGCGCGTTCGGGATCGCCGAATGCCTGCGGGCGGGCGCCGACGTGGTGGTGACCGGGCGGGTCACGGACGCCTCCCTCGTCGTCGGCCCCGCGGCGGCACACTTCGGCTGGACGCCCGCCGACCACGACGCGCTCGCCGGGGCCGTGGTCGCGGGCCACGTGCTCGAATGCGGAGCGCAGGCCACGGGCGGGAACTACGCGTTCTTCACCGAACAGCCGCGAGGAGTGCCCGGCTTTCCGATCGCGGAGATCGCCGAGGACGGCTCCAGCGTCATCACCAAGCACGAGGGCACGGGAGGCTCCGTGACCGTCGGGACGGTCACGGCGCAACTGCTGTACGAGATCACCGGCGCGCGCTACGCCGGGCCCGACGTCACGACGCGCTTCGACAGCATTCGGCTCACCGAGGACGGCCCCGATCGCGTGCGCGTGAGCGGCGTGCGCGGGGAACCACCTCCACCGCGACTGAAGGTGGGGCTCACGACCCTCGGCGGATTCCGCAACGAGGTGACGTTCGTCCTCACCGGACTCGACGTGGAGGCCAAGGCCGAGTGGGTACGCGAGCAGCTCACCGAGGCGTTCGCCGACCGGACTCCGCGCTCGGTCCGCTGGACGCTGGCCCGCACCGACCACCCCGACGCCGACACCGAGGAGACGGCGAGCGCGTTGCTGCACTGCGCGGTGGCCGACCCCGACGCCGACGTCGTGGGACGCGCGTTCAGCGGCGCGGCGGTGGAGCTGGGCCTGTCCAGCTATCCCGGTTTCCACCTCACCGCGCCGCCGGGGAAGGCGTCGCCGTACGGCGTGTTCGCCGACGCCTTCGTGGACGCGGCCATCGTGCCGCACGTCGCCGTGCTCCCCGACGGGCCGAGGGTGGACGTCGCCCCGCCCGAGGCGACATCGGAACTCACCGAGGTCCCCGAGCCCCCGCTGCCCGAGCCGCTGCCCGAGGGCCCGAGCCGACGGGTGCCGTTGGGCACGGTCGCCGGTGCCCGCAGCGGCGACAAGGGCGGCAGCGCGAACATCGGGGTGTGGGTGCGCTCCCACACGGCGTGGCGCTGGCTCGCGCACACCCTCACCGTCGACGCGGTGCGCACGCTGCTGCCGGAGACGGCCGGGTTGCCCGTGCGCCGGTATCTGTTCCCCAACCTGTGGGCGGTCAACATCGTCGTCGACGGCATCCTCGGTGAGGGGGTGGCGTCACGGGCGCGGTTCGACCCGCAGGGCAAGGCACTGGGTGAGTGGTTGCGAAGCCGGATCGTCGACGTTCCGGAGGTGTTGCTGTGA